The following proteins are encoded in a genomic region of Tenacibaculum sp. 190524A05c:
- a CDS encoding TlpA disulfide reductase family protein has translation MKNVIYVFLAALVLTSCKKNDFVNFSGKITNQNSDSIVIANGQKGYQRVIKLDENGAFKDTLKVDDGFFSLFDGKEYATVYFRNGDEITMNVDAKDFNNSIIFAGKGAAESNFMVKTTLNQLEFNKGVLAMLELPKADFDEKLNSYVSGFTSRLGNKVLDTAFVSLQKNNIEGLKAQLTNMHDEKMYIKNELAKGKVAPKFVDYENPQRETFSLDDLKGKYVYIDVWATWCPPCLAEIPSLQKLEKDYHDKNIQFVSISVDKRDDYFTWTDMIEEKNLGGLQLYANEDKTFSEAYRISSIPRFILVDPEGNLVSADAPRPSDPKLVELFSSLGI, from the coding sequence ATGAAGAATGTAATATATGTATTCTTAGCTGCGTTGGTACTGACATCGTGTAAGAAAAATGATTTTGTAAACTTCTCTGGGAAGATTACAAATCAAAATTCAGACTCAATTGTTATTGCTAACGGACAAAAAGGATATCAAAGAGTAATTAAATTGGATGAAAATGGTGCTTTTAAAGATACTTTAAAAGTTGATGATGGTTTTTTCTCTTTATTTGATGGAAAAGAATATGCTACGGTATATTTCAGAAATGGAGATGAAATTACTATGAATGTTGATGCTAAGGATTTCAACAACTCAATTATTTTTGCTGGTAAAGGAGCTGCAGAAAGTAACTTTATGGTAAAAACAACTTTAAATCAATTAGAGTTTAACAAAGGAGTTTTAGCAATGTTAGAATTACCTAAAGCTGATTTTGATGAAAAACTAAACTCTTATGTTTCTGGTTTTACTTCACGTTTAGGAAATAAAGTTTTAGATACTGCTTTTGTTTCTCTTCAAAAAAATAATATTGAAGGATTAAAGGCTCAATTAACAAATATGCATGATGAAAAAATGTATATTAAAAATGAGTTAGCTAAAGGTAAAGTAGCTCCTAAGTTCGTTGACTACGAGAATCCTCAAAGAGAAACTTTTTCTTTAGATGATTTAAAAGGAAAATATGTATACATTGATGTTTGGGCTACTTGGTGTCCTCCTTGTTTAGCTGAAATTCCTTCTCTTCAAAAATTAGAAAAGGATTATCATGATAAAAACATTCAATTTGTAAGTATTTCTGTAGATAAAAGAGATGACTATTTCACTTGGACGGATATGATTGAAGAGAAAAATTTAGGTGGACTTCAGTTATATGCAAATGAAGACAAAACGTTTTCTGAAGCATATAGAATTAGTTCTATTCCTCGTTTTATCTTAGTTGATCCAGAAGGAAATTTAGTGAGTGCCGATGCTCCTAGACCATCTGATCCGAAACTAGTTGAATTATTTAGTTCTTTAGGAATCTAA
- a CDS encoding biotin-dependent carboxyltransferase family protein, which produces MIKVISPGISTTIQDEGRFGFAHFGVPTSGAMDLRSYQLANAILNNKLNAAVLEITYGNAKFEFLADHEICISGANFSPQINNQQISVNKRIFVSKGDQLTFGNRIYGLRIYLAVKGGICSEVKLNSRSMYKGITEESILSKEEIISTPTINQKLENTYAKFKIDEGHFTSSIIECFRGPEFNLLTKEQQEKLNTITFSISPKNSRMGYMLTEKVENNLPSILSSGVLPGTVQLTPSGELIILMRDCQVTGGYPRILQLTEEAINRLAQKMTGEKINFKL; this is translated from the coding sequence ATGATTAAAGTAATTTCACCAGGAATTTCAACTACAATTCAAGATGAAGGAAGATTTGGATTCGCTCATTTTGGTGTTCCTACTTCCGGAGCAATGGATTTACGTTCATATCAACTAGCCAATGCAATATTGAATAACAAACTTAATGCTGCTGTACTCGAAATTACATATGGAAATGCAAAATTTGAGTTTTTAGCAGATCATGAAATTTGCATCTCCGGAGCTAACTTTTCTCCTCAAATAAACAATCAACAAATCTCTGTAAACAAAAGGATCTTTGTGTCAAAAGGAGATCAACTCACTTTTGGTAATAGAATCTACGGTCTTAGGATTTATCTAGCTGTTAAAGGAGGAATTTGTTCTGAAGTTAAGTTGAATAGTAGAAGTATGTATAAAGGAATTACTGAAGAATCTATTTTAAGTAAAGAAGAAATAATTTCTACGCCAACAATAAATCAAAAACTAGAAAATACATACGCAAAGTTTAAAATTGACGAAGGACATTTTACAAGTTCAATCATAGAATGTTTTAGAGGACCTGAGTTCAATTTATTAACAAAAGAACAGCAAGAAAAACTAAATACTATCACATTTTCAATTTCACCAAAGAATAGTAGGATGGGGTATATGCTAACAGAAAAAGTAGAAAATAATCTACCTTCAATTTTGTCTTCTGGAGTTTTACCAGGAACAGTACAATTAACTCCTTCGGGAGAATTAATAATTTTAATGAGAGATTGTCAAGTTACAGGAGGTTACCCAAGAATATTGCAATTAACAGAAGAAGCAATTAATCGTTTAGCACAAAAAATGACAGGAGAAAAGATAAACTTTAAACTATAA
- the pxpB gene encoding 5-oxoprolinase subunit PxpB gives MLNTLEYKNFGDKAILIAWEEKISPEIISDINNYKEAIFKRKKERIIDFIIGYNSLVLKYNEIINFQAEIQELKVIYNELKSQNSIAKHLWTIPVCYDLEYGFDLSNMSKELGVSVEEIITLHSSAMYTVYFVGFLPGFLYLGGLDAKLELNRKSTPLLKVPKGSVAIGGKQTGIYPQKSAGGWHIIGKTPINFFNLENDLPCFAKSGDQLKFNPVSKHEFQKIEIEISLGEYELSKIEIYD, from the coding sequence ATGCTTAATACTTTAGAATATAAAAACTTTGGAGACAAGGCAATTTTAATAGCTTGGGAGGAAAAGATTTCTCCTGAAATTATTAGTGATATTAACAATTATAAAGAAGCTATTTTTAAAAGAAAAAAAGAACGAATAATAGATTTTATAATTGGTTATAATTCTTTAGTCCTCAAGTACAATGAAATAATTAATTTTCAAGCTGAGATACAAGAGTTGAAAGTAATTTATAATGAATTAAAATCTCAAAATAGTATAGCAAAACATCTTTGGACAATTCCTGTATGTTATGACTTGGAATATGGATTTGATCTTTCCAACATGTCAAAGGAGCTGGGAGTTTCTGTTGAGGAAATAATTACTTTACACAGCTCAGCAATGTATACCGTTTATTTTGTCGGATTTCTTCCTGGGTTTTTATATTTAGGAGGTCTTGATGCTAAACTTGAACTGAATAGAAAATCAACGCCACTTTTAAAAGTTCCCAAAGGTTCTGTAGCAATAGGAGGTAAACAAACAGGAATTTATCCGCAAAAAAGTGCAGGAGGTTGGCATATAATTGGGAAGACACCAATAAACTTCTTTAATCTTGAAAATGATCTGCCTTGTTTTGCAAAGTCTGGGGATCAATTGAAATTTAATCCTGTAAGTAAACACGAGTTTCAAAAAATTGAAATCGAAATTTCTTTGGGAGAGTATGAATTAAGTAAAATTGAAATCTATGATTAA
- the pxpA gene encoding 5-oxoprolinase subunit PxpA has product MFTKSIDINCDVAEGLGNEKFLMPYINSCNISCAAHAGSPEIIDEVISLAKAYNVKIGAHPSFPDRENFGRKIMDISFSELQESIRNQIQLVKSKTEEQGERLHHVKPHGALYNIAAKGEEYAKVIIDELLALKESVYLYAPYNSVIAELAISSGIKVKYEAFIDRSYNDDLSLVSRAQPNAIITNNDLAFQQLKQMVNSEKVTSVQGSSVQIKADTFCVHGDHKNAVELLQYLREKLAKDA; this is encoded by the coding sequence ATGTTTACTAAAAGTATAGATATCAATTGTGATGTAGCAGAAGGATTGGGTAATGAAAAGTTTTTAATGCCTTACATCAATTCGTGTAATATTTCTTGTGCTGCACATGCAGGAAGTCCAGAGATAATTGATGAGGTGATTTCATTAGCGAAAGCATATAATGTCAAAATTGGAGCGCATCCATCATTTCCGGATAGAGAAAATTTCGGAAGAAAAATTATGGATATTTCCTTTTCTGAACTTCAAGAAAGTATTCGAAATCAGATTCAATTGGTAAAAAGTAAAACTGAGGAACAGGGAGAACGTTTGCATCATGTAAAACCACATGGAGCGTTATATAATATAGCTGCAAAAGGTGAGGAGTACGCAAAAGTTATTATTGATGAATTGTTGGCGTTAAAAGAATCAGTTTATTTATATGCTCCTTATAACTCAGTTATAGCTGAGCTTGCTATTAGTAGTGGAATAAAAGTTAAATATGAAGCTTTTATTGATAGGAGTTATAATGATGATTTATCTTTAGTTTCAAGAGCACAACCTAATGCTATTATTACGAATAATGACTTGGCTTTTCAACAATTGAAACAAATGGTAAATTCCGAAAAAGTTACTTCAGTTCAAGGAAGTTCAGTTCAAATTAAAGCAGATACATTTTGTGTTCATGGAGATCATAAAAATGCAGTCGAATTACTTCAATATCTAAGAGAGAAGCTTGCAAAAGATGCTTAA
- a CDS encoding Nramp family divalent metal transporter, whose protein sequence is MIKKLLKNIGPGTLVAAAFIGPGTVTVCTIAGINFGFNLLWAMLISILATIFLQEMAARLGIISQKGLSEVIREEVKNPVFKSVLIALILVAIVIGNSLYEAGNISGAVLGLETVLGSQNYMIGPFYVNALSILIGIIAFALLYVGNYKFLERVLVSLVLIMSLSFLITAIITKPNVIEIFKGLVVPKLPENGLLTVIALIGTTVVPYNLFLHASLVKEKWNKPEDINSVKKDTIISIALGGLVSMAIIISAASINSDTIANVSDLAKGLEPLYGAFAKYFLAIGLFAAGITSAITAPLAAAYVAKGCLGWKGNLKSKNFRGVWIFILVLGILFSSLGVKPIQIIKVAQVANGLLLPLIAGILLWVMNKESVLGKFKNTKTQNFIGLCLLVFTIFLGLKSILKVLNVY, encoded by the coding sequence ATGATTAAAAAGCTATTAAAAAATATTGGCCCAGGAACTCTGGTAGCAGCGGCATTTATTGGTCCAGGAACAGTAACTGTCTGTACTATTGCAGGGATTAATTTTGGATTCAATTTGCTTTGGGCGATGCTCATTTCGATTTTGGCTACGATCTTCTTACAAGAAATGGCGGCTCGTTTAGGAATTATTTCTCAAAAAGGGTTATCAGAAGTTATTCGAGAAGAAGTTAAAAATCCTGTTTTTAAAAGTGTTTTAATTGCTCTGATATTAGTCGCTATTGTTATCGGGAATTCTTTATATGAAGCAGGAAATATTAGCGGAGCAGTATTAGGTTTAGAAACTGTTCTAGGAAGTCAAAACTATATGATCGGTCCATTTTATGTAAATGCATTGAGTATTTTAATAGGAATAATCGCATTCGCATTGTTATATGTGGGTAACTATAAGTTTTTAGAAAGAGTTTTAGTGAGTTTGGTACTTATTATGAGTTTATCTTTCTTAATCACAGCAATTATAACAAAACCCAATGTAATTGAAATTTTCAAAGGGTTAGTAGTTCCTAAACTTCCAGAGAATGGTTTATTAACCGTAATCGCTTTGATTGGTACAACTGTGGTTCCATATAATCTTTTCTTACATGCTTCTCTTGTGAAAGAAAAATGGAACAAACCTGAGGATATCAATAGTGTAAAAAAGGATACAATTATTTCGATTGCATTAGGAGGATTAGTATCGATGGCTATTATCATTTCTGCAGCAAGTATAAACTCAGATACAATTGCGAATGTTTCAGATTTAGCAAAAGGATTAGAACCATTATATGGAGCATTTGCAAAGTACTTTTTGGCAATTGGTTTATTTGCAGCTGGTATTACTTCTGCAATAACTGCACCTTTAGCTGCTGCTTATGTTGCAAAAGGATGTTTAGGCTGGAAAGGAAATTTGAAATCTAAAAATTTTAGAGGAGTCTGGATTTTCATTTTAGTTCTAGGAATTTTATTTTCCTCATTAGGTGTAAAACCAATACAAATAATAAAAGTTGCTCAAGTCGCTAATGGTTTATTGTTACCATTAATCGCTGGAATTTTACTTTGGGTAATGAATAAAGAATCAGTCTTAGGAAAATTCAAGAACACCAAAACACAAAACTTTATTGGATTATGTTTACTAGTGTTCACTATTTTCTTAGGCTTAAAAAGTATTCTAAAAGTTTTAAATGTTTACTAA
- a CDS encoding DUF2891 domain-containing protein has protein sequence MKSFFISLFSIVLISCGQTGKSDSKETKSSDANTVEVVEVESLSLTLEQANKLASLPIHCINVEYPNKLNQTIGSGEDLKSPKELHPAFYGCFDWHSSVHGHWSLVALLKQFPNIDNAATIKEQLLQNISKENIEKEVKYFYGKYNKSYERTYGWAWLLKLAEELHTWDDETARVLEKNLQPLTDLIVGKYFEFLPKLKYPIRVGEHTNTAFGLTFAWDYANTVSNTELKLLIETRAKAFYLKDQNCPLSWEPSGFDFLSPCLQEAAIMKRVLSKELFDDWFDKFLPQLKDVNFQFPVGEVSDRTDGKLVHLDGVNFSRAWALNKIIEGSSELNHLKKIANQHIEYSLPNLVGDSYEGGHWLGSFAIYALKSSKND, from the coding sequence ATGAAATCTTTTTTTATATCTCTATTTTCAATAGTTCTTATTTCTTGTGGACAAACGGGAAAATCTGACTCAAAGGAAACAAAATCATCAGACGCTAATACGGTTGAAGTAGTGGAGGTAGAGAGTTTATCCTTAACTCTTGAACAAGCAAATAAATTAGCAAGTTTACCTATACATTGCATTAATGTTGAATATCCGAATAAGTTAAATCAAACAATTGGAAGTGGAGAAGATTTAAAATCTCCAAAAGAATTACATCCTGCTTTTTATGGTTGTTTCGACTGGCACTCATCTGTGCATGGACATTGGAGTTTAGTTGCACTGTTGAAACAATTTCCGAATATTGATAATGCAGCAACAATTAAAGAGCAATTACTTCAAAATATATCTAAAGAGAATATAGAAAAAGAAGTAAAATACTTTTATGGAAAATACAATAAAAGTTATGAGCGTACTTATGGTTGGGCTTGGTTATTAAAATTAGCTGAAGAATTACATACATGGGATGATGAAACTGCCAGAGTCCTTGAGAAAAACTTACAGCCTCTTACAGATTTGATTGTTGGAAAATACTTTGAATTTTTACCGAAATTGAAATATCCAATTAGAGTAGGAGAGCATACTAATACTGCATTTGGATTAACTTTTGCTTGGGATTACGCCAATACTGTTAGTAATACAGAATTGAAGCTGTTAATTGAAACTAGAGCAAAAGCGTTCTATTTAAAAGATCAGAATTGCCCTTTGTCTTGGGAGCCGAGTGGATTTGATTTTCTTTCTCCATGCTTACAAGAAGCGGCAATTATGAAACGAGTTTTATCTAAAGAATTGTTTGATGATTGGTTTGATAAATTTTTACCACAATTGAAAGATGTAAATTTTCAATTTCCTGTAGGAGAAGTTTCGGATAGAACAGATGGTAAATTAGTCCATTTAGATGGTGTGAATTTTTCTAGAGCTTGGGCGTTAAATAAAATTATAGAAGGATCTTCAGAATTAAATCATTTAAAGAAAATTGCAAATCAGCATATAGAATACTCATTGCCAAATTTAGTTGGTGATAGTTATGAAGGAGGACATTGGCTTGGTAGTTTTGCTATTTATGCATTAAAATCTTCTAAGAATGATTAA